The genomic DNA gaataaaatacaatatgacAACAACCATGATAATTACACCTCATTTagatgtaaaaataataataataaccaccGATCCGTCACTATTAATTCAGTGTAAGTGGGCCAACCCAGGCAGTGGCAACAGATGACGTCATAAAACCACGCGTCGGGTTATTCCTCCAATATTGAGCTTTTGATAATGTTGttgctgtctgtgtttgtacATAACTAATACTGACTTAACGCTGAGGCTAGCTCTGTTTTGGGACTGTCTCGTGCACTGAGTTAAGAGCTAACGTTATTTTACTGTAAGTTAGCAACATTAGCTGCCAGTAAAGCTATGTTACACCCCAAAACACAATAAGTAACGTTATATCCTGGCGTTGTCCACCTTTCGGCATCCTATATTTCCTTGCGGTAACGGTTAACGTCAGGTCAGATATCTAACTAGCTAGTATCGTTGGTAAAAGTAACGCCACCATCTGCTTCGACCGTATTGACCGAGCCAAGTCCTACCGTCAGAGAAGTACTTCAGGGCCAGAACAAATGGGTCCTCCGCCTcgttctttcttctctccttatCTGCGACTCTCAGACTTCTGTTATTGCTGCGGCTGGACACAGACTGATCGTTTGGAGACGACGTGTCGGAATCCGGCGGCCCCGACAGGTTTAACTTAGCTGCCATTTCTACATTGCTAAACACTTAAAAACACCGTACTCCACTCTGTCTTCAGCCATTCAAACAAAACTCAAATCCTCCGCGCGACCGTTTGGTCTGCGCTTGCGCATTGTAGTATTTCCGCTCGGTTGCTTCCCGGACGTTGTAGTCCGTTTGCCTTCAACCGACAGTCAACTAGGACTACAATTATTATATCGTCCTAGTGCCGGTCAAGTAGCTGTTCATCTGACTGGGGATACGTCGAATAACGTCGAAAACTGGTAAGAATTCCACACAGAAAATAGACAAATAGGGTGTTCACATAGCCCTCTGATTGAACTAGCTTGTGACACTGGCCAGATGTCATAGTTATACAATGCTGCAGTTGAAATAATAATTTGTTTGTCGTGCTCCCATAGCAATGAAATTTCAAAAATGTCAGCAGCAGCAACGCTTTACAGAAACACTGTCTGGATAACCCACAGAACTCACTATCAACATTTTTCACAGGGAGCACTGTCATGTCTTTAATAGAAATTAGTTGCAGTGAGGTCTGTGAATTATTCAAAATGACTGGGATACTCTGAAAATGGGTTGgttctgaatgtttttttaaatgtaatttttcaatCCTGTGAACATCGCAAATGAAATTGCAGTCACCTCCATTTTACTCTAGGTCTGCAACTAAtgattcttttttattatcaattaGTCTTCTGAATATTTTCTCAATGATCGCTTTGGTCTAtagaatgtcagaaaaagttccTAGAGCCTATAACatattcaaatgtcttgttttatctGACCAAccgtccaaaaccccaacacaTCAGTTTACTATCATAGAAGAAAAACTAAATTGTTGCCTATATctcaaataaaactaaaactattCTATACTATATTAAACTATCTAAACCATACAAATCCAGATTGTAAGAATATGACATGGGAAACTGCAGGAGGGTGCAGTCTCTGTACTTGTTGCTGTATTTAGTTGTTTTTATGTTGGTCAAGCTGTTAAGCAAGCACCACAGTGACTTTACTCCCAAACTGTAAACTGTAAGTGCCGCCAGTCCAGTTGTCATGCTTAGGGGTAGGAGCAAGGGCAAAATCACTCCATTTTGTCTTAAGAGCAAGAGACATAAAAGAAAGACCTTTCTGAGTTGAGCTGTTTGTCCCCTCACCCTCAGTGTTTGGTCTCCCAGGGGCCTGGTTCTTTTCTGCCCCtgtagggttagaattaggtgtGGGTTTTGCTGTGTTGAAAATGGCACTAGAAtgacgcacattttcagcccattCTCTAAAAATGTCAGTCAAATTCTGCAGTCAGAAATCATCAAAAGAgatatttatttacaaaataaaactatttaaTCAGGCTTCCTCTATGATACAATTTCCTCATAGCTACATTAATTTCATACTAAATTGACAATACAATTTCTATTATGAATTATTGCGTTAAGCAGAAATTGACTTAAGATCACAAAACTGATCGACCTGTAATGCATAGAATAAAATAAGCAACAAATCCCTCACAGCGAACCACATATCTTCGTCCATAAAGCTTTGTATGCAGTTAATATGGTGATATGATGGAATTACCTTGACAGGGACTGTCTGAAGTTATATAACAAGATTACAACACAAAAATCCCACTACAGCACCCACCATTGcaaatgtaattatttatattattaactTAAACTGTAAGACATGCGAGAGagctaataaaacaaacaatatttaGGCAGTCTCACCTCCAATTCTTTATTTTAAGTATATCATTTACATAAATGTTGTGAATCCCCAATACTGACAGGAGTTTGAATTGAGATTGTATCCCCTAACCAGAACTTTAACAGGAATGCGTTTTATATCTTCAGAGAAAAAAACCAAACCAATCCGCAAAATCTTTAAGAGACCGTGAATAAGTTTATGACTTCAACTGTGAATTACAAAGGTAAATTCCGATTTTAACAggcaaaaatacttttttaatttggtTATGTTCTGCTGTACAATCTAGCAGCAGACACCTGAGGCAGCAACCGCTGTAATTCCCAGCTAAACAACTTAATTGTGATACCTGAACTGAAAGGAGAAAGGGgatatccagctaatttaactTTGGGAGAAAGGATTTCATGCGTTCTTCTACAAAAATGTactgaaatgaaaaatgcacaaggatttatatattttttctttctgaGATTTGCGTTCTGGCAACACTGCACCAAAATAGGTTGTGGCTATGTAATACTAGTTGATGTATAATTAGTACAAAATTGTttcaaaagtgctcattttagTTCATGTTCTATACTCTTGACCAAATGAAACATGCTTAAACGATTGAAACTCCTAAATTATCAGTTTCTCCTACAGTATAAAAACAAATTAGAAAAAACAAGCTACAAAGATTCTTTCTTGAAAAACAGCATTCTCAAATCAACTTTTAACATAAATGAATTCACtagattaaaaacacaaacatttaacaCAGTGTAGGACTAAAATAAATAGGAAAAATTTATTCACTATTTAGACAATGAGCTGAGCTTATGAGAGTTTCCACAGGTATGATTGTCCACGGTTATGTAGAGTGTGTATGGATCAGAAGTTTTCAGTTTCACAGTAAGAGTGCAAAGGAGTAATCAGTCAGCCAGCTGGATGGAACAGGAGATGGATGTGAGGATATTACTGGAAGTGACTGATTCCTtcaaaatatgaattactaCAATCCATAGGGGCGCACCAGGTTCCCTTCGTTGTGGCTTGGACCTAAGTAGAAGAGGCTCTTAAGACTGCTTGACCTTGTTCTTTTCCTGGTCATTGATGTGCTGTTCCTCTCGGCTGTCCTCTCTCTCCGGCCGGTCGTCACTCTGGCGGGCAATAAGCAGTCGGCAGGTGAGCAGAATACCAAAGACTAGAGCGTGGGCGTACCGTTTCAGGGGGTCTCCTACTAGCTGGTGGAAGAACAGTACAGCTAGCATGACGAGCAGCAGCAAGAAGTTGGCCACATCCTTCGGCCTGCCGGGTACAAGGGTGAGCACCACACCGCAGCCCACCTCCAGAGAGCCAATGATCTTACGAAGCAGGACTGAGCTGATACCAATCTTTTTCAGGCCTGGCAATGCCTTGGCATAGCTTTTGTATGCCCTTTTCTGAAAGGATAAAGTACAAAGATCTATTTAAATATCTCATTGAACTCACATTTAACTAATGTCATACAAACTCTCATGGGTGTCTTTGGGTGAGGCTATTTAAGGACTATGTAACGTCACCATCCTCAAGTCAAGTGTTTATCATTCAAAAGCATTTATTTCATCACTATGCTTGCAAAATTGCTCTTCGACCTATTGCTTAATAGTCTGTTACTGTAAACAATTATTATAAGAAGAAATCTTGTGAGCATATTAGTCATTGCAGTTTGCATGGAGCCTAAATGCATGCCAGCTATCATCTTCCACACTGGTCATTTCAACATCAGCACCAGTGGGTGCATCTCACAGAATTTGCTGGAATCCGCCGCCATTGCTCTTCGTATTAAAGGAGAAGCATAGCAGCTACAACCTATTTAAGCTATAAAGAGAAAGCTATAAAATATAGAAATCTGCTGATTATCCTGCATATATGTTTGCATCGTTCAGCTAAATTATAGCATGTATTGATCTATCATTCCTTATTGATCCCTGTTTAGCGTTTACTAGCTAATGTTAGACACATTTTCGGATTGCTTTGTATCCATACTGATTCATGGCTGTTGCCCGTGTTAATACCAAAATATTCATTCAAGTTCATCTTAAACATACAGGCGTAGCTGCAACTGTATTAATGTGTTACTACAT from Perca fluviatilis chromosome 10, GENO_Pfluv_1.0, whole genome shotgun sequence includes the following:
- the tmem35 gene encoding transmembrane protein 35A codes for the protein MASPRTITIVALSFALGLFFVFMGTIKLTPRLSKDAYSEMKRAYKSYAKALPGLKKIGISSVLLRKIIGSLEVGCGVVLTLVPGRPKDVANFLLLLVMLAVLFFHQLVGDPLKRYAHALVFGILLTCRLLIARQSDDRPEREDSREEQHINDQEKNKVKQS